From a region of the Haloferax volcanii DS2 genome:
- a CDS encoding CPBP family intramembrane glutamic endopeptidase has translation MPEAAEPPFVSPRRLLWNDAERRPRAPFRLLLTPVVFVAVSLVVGFSLSTALGGLAGSSRLASLVVSLVSVGASGLAAFVVARYVDRRTVADLGLGLDREWAVDLGFGLALGTGLMTAVFVVGVAAGWIAVSPAPLGVDRLLGVGSLLAFFVVVGIAEELLLRGIVLTDVAEGLRWRFGPDAAVAGGLAVSSAVFGVAHYTNPNAGFASTTSITLAGVMLGLGYALTGDLAIPTGIHISWNFVQGGVFGFAVSGLDFGTSLVETTERGPDVITGGAFGPEAGLLGVGAIVLGAVCIAAYVRVRRGDLGFEPSVTVPDLRWKE, from the coding sequence CGCCTGCTTTTGACGCCCGTCGTCTTCGTGGCCGTCTCGCTGGTGGTCGGATTCTCGCTTTCGACCGCGCTCGGCGGCCTCGCCGGGTCGAGCCGCCTCGCGTCGCTCGTCGTCTCGCTCGTCTCGGTCGGCGCGAGCGGTCTCGCCGCGTTCGTCGTCGCGCGGTACGTCGATAGGCGGACCGTCGCGGACCTCGGACTCGGACTCGACCGCGAGTGGGCGGTCGACCTCGGGTTCGGCCTCGCGCTCGGAACGGGCCTGATGACCGCCGTCTTCGTCGTCGGCGTCGCGGCCGGTTGGATTGCGGTCTCTCCCGCCCCGCTCGGCGTCGACCGACTGCTCGGCGTCGGGTCGCTTCTGGCGTTCTTCGTCGTCGTCGGCATCGCGGAGGAACTCCTGCTTCGGGGAATCGTCCTCACCGACGTCGCCGAGGGCCTCCGCTGGCGGTTCGGCCCGGACGCGGCGGTCGCCGGCGGCCTCGCCGTCTCCTCGGCGGTGTTCGGCGTCGCCCACTACACGAACCCGAACGCGGGGTTCGCCAGCACGACGAGCATCACGCTCGCGGGCGTCATGCTCGGCCTCGGCTACGCGCTCACCGGCGACCTCGCCATCCCGACGGGCATCCACATCTCGTGGAACTTCGTGCAGGGCGGCGTCTTCGGCTTCGCGGTCAGCGGCCTCGACTTCGGCACGTCGCTCGTCGAGACGACCGAGCGCGGCCCCGACGTGATTACCGGCGGCGCGTTCGGCCCGGAGGCCGGTCTGCTCGGCGTCGGCGCAATCGTCCTCGGCGCGGTCTGCATCGCGGCGTACGTCCGGGTGCGCCGCGGCGACCTCGGGTTCGAGCCGTCGGTCACGGTGCCGGACCTGCGCTGGAAGGAATAA